The DNA segment CACCAGGCGGGTCGCGTCCTTTTCCTTCGCCGCCCGCAGCAACAGGGCGGCGGCATGGTGGCAGAAAGACCCCACATCACAGCCACAGGACGTCTCCAGATCCCAGATCCCGTCGGTGTCCCACAGATCGACCCGCACCTCCTCCCCGGCGATCACGCCGGAAATGGCAACGGAGGCGGGATCCGGCCCGACCACCCGGAGGTCGCGCGTCTTTCCGACAAAAGAAGGCGCCACGGCGAGGATCTCGTCGTCGAAGCGGTCCTTCCACCGCCCGGCAGCGAGAAAGGATTGGATGGATTCGGTGTCTGCCAAGGGTCGGGGCGCAGACTTTCACATGTTCGCGTGAACGTCTAACGGAAAGAAAAACCCGCGGCCGCATGAGCGGACCGCGGGTGGTGGTCAGGATGCTTTCTCCGGCCTCAGAGACGGAGCGCGCGGCGGGTGCGTTCGTCGAGCCAGCCGGTCGGCCGCAGGCGGCTGTCACGCTGGAAGCGGGCGAGCGCGGCCTGCGAACCACGGCCGAAGGAACCGTCGATGGGGCCCCTGTAGTAGCCGAGCTCGCGGAGGCGGAGCTGAGCACGGGCCTCCGTGCTCATCCGTGGGCGGCCGCGGTCACGGTCAAAGCGGTCATCCCGATGATCGTGACGGTTGTCATGCCGGTGGTCGTGGCGATGGTCATGCCGGTCGTCGTGCTTCTTGAAAAGGAAGTCCAGCGGGCCTGCTTCGGCGATGCCTGCCGAACCGATGAGAAGAGCGCTCAATGCGATGGTCGATATGGTTTTCATAACATTGGGTGAAACGGTTGTT comes from the Luteolibacter sp. SL250 genome and includes:
- a CDS encoding peptidoglycan-binding domain-containing protein; translated protein: MKTISTIALSALLIGSAGIAEAGPLDFLFKKHDDRHDHRHDHRHDNRHDHRDDRFDRDRGRPRMSTEARAQLRLRELGYYRGPIDGSFGRGSQAALARFQRDSRLRPTGWLDERTRRALRL